In Prosthecobacter fusiformis, the sequence ATCTTCTTCAGGAAGGCCACCGCGATGAATGGAACGATACCAGCTGCCACACCCATGATCACTGCGCCATTGGCAGTCACGAAACCAGCTCCGGGAGTCACCACCACCAGACCGGCCACGATGCCCGAGCAGAAGCCCAGCACGGATGGCTTGCCACGAGTGATCCACTCCAGGAGGGCCCACACAAATCCGGCGATGGCGGCTGCCAGCGTCGTGGTCATGAATGCGTTGGAGGCGATGCCATCAGCACCCAGAGCGGAACCGGCGTTGAAGCCATACCAGCCCACCCAGAGCATGCCTGTGCCCACGGCGCAGAGCACCATGCTGTGAGGAGCCATCTGCTCTTTGCCGTAACCTT encodes:
- a CDS encoding ammonium transporter; translation: GYGKEQMAPHSMVLCAVGTGMLWVGWYGFNAGSALGADGIASNAFMTTTLAAAIAGFVWALLEWITRGKPSVLGFCSGIVAGLVVVTPGAGFVTANGAVIMGVAAGIVPFIAVAFLKKILGYDDALDTFGVHGVGGTMGAILTGVLADEKANSIVAGLKEGLLMEQLKAVAVTIVWSVVATFVITLVVKLIVGLRPTDEVEQVGLDLSEHGESGYEH